From the Juglans microcarpa x Juglans regia isolate MS1-56 chromosome 7D, Jm3101_v1.0, whole genome shotgun sequence genome, the window TTGCATCATGTCTCAACATTTATGTTGTGAaacaaaaaacatcaaatcaaaataggtcccttttttttcacatgattttatattaagatttttcataattatctttctgaaacattttttttttaaatgacctTATAACATGTAATGTTAAAGTTCATGTACTGTCggcaacaaaaaatatatattgcgAGTCCCTTAATTATTTGACGCATTCACcttattagaagaaaaataaatttttatgatcatttaattacgacgaaaagattatttgtgatcaaaacagactcattttaattgtaaataatcatttcgttaAAATTAACTtactataaataaacatttttcttgtagtaccTCTTAATTAATTGTAGAATATGTTTGGAATGGCCGAGAAATTGATCCAagttttctttgatattttctttctttcttatctaGATGTAGAATATCAGTGAAACCCAATTATTATTGCAGCACATGCACGCTCTGGTCATGAGAGTGATCTAATGAGTGTGTGTTAAGCTGGGCATGACAAGGTGGCGGTACTTCCACTAACCCAAGAATCCAAAGCCAAACAAAACTCTGAAGGCAGCTTTTCTTTCAAACCATATTTAGAGGAGGTGGAAAGCACTACTACTTCTTTTGCTTTTCTCtgcatttatattaatttttcacctTATTAGAAAACACGCGCCATTCTAATACACATCACATGATGCtgctacttttattttatactaattCAACGTATAATCGTAAAGTGCATAAACgtcacgtaattattttgaaaaatagtagagtttattattaaaaaattaaattttttattatgtagatctatattttattcactttttttaaaatgattacatgaTAGTTACATAATTtacgattacaaatatattttatctttttttcaacGATGAGCTCCTAACAATATTTAAGATCCATTTTCACACGACCTTATTTAGATGGCTCAGAAAACGTTGGATACGGTCGAATCTAgacaataaaattttctatatatatatatatatatatatatatatatctgatctCCTGAATCCAACGGCAGATTTGGAAACCCTACTGTGTTCCTAAAAGATTGGCAAAAGACTCATGCGCCTTTACAGGCAGTCGGAACATAATGCAGGCCGAAGGCAATTAGACCGACCCATTCAAagaaattaagatatatatatcaacaaatTTCTGCAGCAGTTACGTACATTAATGGAGGGTGATCGATCGTCATTATATTCATGATCGGAGTGCTGCTGATGCTAGTGGGCCGACATGGATTGATGACAGCGTGATTTGAACCATATATATTCTAGAGATTATtgacttttcttttattttaatgcacGCCTATATATCAGGGTGATCAGGTTTGTTATTTGGTCCATAAACTTTGAAACTAAGCAATGTCCATTGGCCAGGAAGGGAGACGTGTTGGATATTTCTAACCcaagttgttattttttttttttatttctatggtcgatcagctagctagctcgcaTGCCGCACTACCCATTGATCAGGACGCACTTCTAATTTGAAAGGTTTATGTATATTACAAGAAAACGGCTTACTTACGATCagttatatatttttgataaaataattaatttttattaaaatgagtctatttttattataagtaatcttttttgttgtaaaaatagtcacaaatatctattttttttgtaactaatTTTGACAATTAAAACATAGGAAAAATATAACCTCAAAAGCACGTACGTACGTTTGCATGAGTTCTTAGATTTTAAGGTTTTGCATGCACTCAAAAAGATTGTAAGGTTTCGATCGGTTGGAAATCAAGGATATTTTTCTAGCTACctataaattagtaaaattgCATTTATATATGCAGTCTTTTAGATCagaaaaagctgaaaaaaaaggaaacggATGGATGTTTTTTTAAGACgttcaaattaattatacatGAATGATCATGTGGACATCTGCCATGCACATAAATtagcattaatttttttttatttatatttcgaCATTTTAATAACTATAATAAATTCCAATAAATAACGTATTTATACTCAGAATTaatccatatataaaataatttagaaaatccTAATGCATTTACGCCAAGGCGATTGATACCCGCGGCCTGATCTGATATGTGCCCATTGACCGTCAATTAGCCAGCAGCATGCATAGAACAAGTATATATGAGCCATGAGGGGTAGGTTGTGCAAATCCAACCAAAtcccacatatatataataaaataaaataaaataataataacaagaaaaatcgaaaaagaagaaagtaatACAAGAAGAAGATTCTTCAAAAAGCAAGCCGACGCATTCAAACAAGTTTGACTTTTCTTCAGCTTCTCGATGCTAATAATTAACAAATTAGTCAGCCGTCCATTGTTCCCACCTATTTGACCAAGTCTTGTTAATGACAGAACAGGATTGAAAAATGAGGATTGAGGTGAGGACTTGATAAAGAGAttagataatattattttagataaagattgaattaaatattattaaaatattattttttaaatattattattattttaaaattttaaaaaattaaattgtttattatattttatgtaaaaatttgataaaattatactgataagataaaatgatattaaatgagatgaaacatttttactatttaaacgaAGTTTGAAAGGGTAAAGAAATATTATAGAATACAAGTTAGAAAAATGCTTCcgtacttaaaaaaataatataaaaaacttacatATTTCTCCACATattagttattgatatgctgaaaattatgaaatttaaaattaaaaaattaaattttcaaaaaaagcgTACCAATAGTAAAAAGATTGATTCTATTGAGCCTCTCTCCTCTAGAGCTTTTCTCGTAGCATGAGTCTCTACTGCTCTAAAAACTAAGGATTTAGAGAGGTAGACTGGAAATGGGGCCTCACCAAGTCTTCAgttatataatatgcatgcttAAGTAGGGTTAGGCAGAACCATTGTTGCCTGATGGGAGCCGCCGTTGCCTTTGATCTCGCCAGTAGAGGATGGAATTCATATCTAGTTCCGTACTATAAAATAAAGGTAGTCACATGTAGGAAGAGCCAAAATCGAACAACCTAATGCTCATAGATTAAGCGTACTCTGACAATTTTACGTAAGGCAGAGTTTGGTTTTTTGAGCATGATAGTGAAAAAGTTGACATATAAGTCACTCTTATTGTCACTCTCCAGAACCATATATGAGATTTTCACTTGATTCAACACTtcattcaattctttcaaaGTTGTTGGAGCAACGCACATCCGTTTTCTTGCTGGAAGCTAAGAAGCTCCTCGTTTATGAGTAGGAGTTCCCTAGCTTGCCTTCCTTCTCTAACTAGTAGTTGAATAAGGAATGAAGCTTAACTTGCCCTCCATTCAAGACAGGAAATTAAGGGCTAAGGGCCTCCCAATCTTgtacataaaattgtaaatacatGTAATAGCATTGTACTAGTTAACTGGTCATGGAATGAACATTTGGAATACATTTTTTTCTAGATCTTCACatgatcaaaaaataataatgtttgtATGTCATGATAAcatgaggaaaaaagaaacattCTCGTAAAGGGATCAGAGATTCAGAACACAGCCAAGCTAGTGGGTGAGAGTAGTTGATAAAAGTGCATTCAAACAGGTAGTCAATGCATATGAATTAATAACcctaaacaaaaattatcagtAGGTCGAATTTCATTAACGAGGGTTCCTAGAGAGAAGTACTACCACATGTTTCCAACTCCCAAACTGTCTGTTCATTGAAAGAATCAAAGGAGGGAAGAAAACTTCCACTTCTATTTGTTTGTCTCGGTACAACTGCATGCTAATTGTTTCCAGCTAGATAGCCACAAAGCTATCTACCGACGACCAAACTAATTCTCAGTCAAATGTATTGTTCAGAAACAAGTCTCTATCACAGGACACGACCGAGAAAATTAACATGTGGTGGAGGAAAAATCATAGGTAGTCGATGATCCTTATAGTTttcctatatattatttaattccttgttctttttctttttcttgtacaTGATCCAGATGGGTTGGGATGGGACTTAAGAGGGAGTTGGGGGAGTGAACCTCGATCATGTTTCTTAACCATCCCACAACAATTAGTACTGTCAAGCAAAGTCTACCTTAGAAACGGACCCTTTGACCATTTATTTCTAGGTGCACGAAGCACGGTAAATCTCTTTTGACGTTTCAATGCCTTTTAAATGATGTTCgatgatttttcaaaaactgttttatttattattttttttatcccctTTAGCATAGAAGGACAACAAAATGATAGAATAGAGTAAAGCTACTGTCACCGCTCCAAACTTCtgctgaattttttttatttaattaagtattttttaatgttgctgtgattttttttttaaatatttaaaagtattaaaaaaataaaaaataaaacacaacaatTATACTAATGATAGCTCCTAGCTGGAGTTGGGAGCAGTGACTATAGAGCcatcctaaaatatatataacatactacaatttattttttcaatgagtCAAGTgtattagaaataataataagtgattgtatttattattattttatattacatCAATTGATTATGAGAAATACGGtaattaaaatgatgatgaataatattttcgCTAATAATACAGGTGACATGCCTGTTCAAACTGTCCCAAGTAACAAAAAATACCTACATGGTATACAAATTATGTCCTTTACACAATTAATAGCTAATTATAGCCGAGGCAAATTACAATCACAACCAACAAGAGTTTTTGTAAATcatatttaccaaaaaaaaaaaaaaagaggaaaaataaactCTTCTTTTGAGGTATTGAACCATCTAGTTCGGCCCACCGATTTAAGAACCAAAAAGAAAGCAAAGGGTAGCATCCAGTAGAAAGCCCAATAAGGTGCCAGGCTGAAGCCCAATGGAGGAAGTCTGAAGATTTAGGCCGGTTTGGAGAAATATGATCATGGACCCAGATTCCAAATGAGGTGCCAGGTCCAGAGTTGTGTGTGTCGGGGTTGAAATAGCCCATAGGTTTTCCGGATCAAATCCGGAAAATGTTCGATGGAAGCCGAGACTACATAGGCATGCGGCAAAAGATAGCGAGGTTTTGAAAGGCATCGACACTCGAGAGAATCTTGTTCTGGCAGATAGAAACGCAGACCTAGGAGCGAAGCCACAACGCTCGCAGCAGTGCAAGCCAAAAGTGTGTAGTCTGTGTTTCTCATTTCTGATTATTGGGTGTTTTTCTGGATTTGTATATTGGTGATATTTTCAACATAGGAACTAGTTggtgcctctttttttttttttttttttttttggtggcaTTTTGGATCCTTGGCATTGTGCCTTTGTGTCTgttttctctttccttcttaTTTGGTGTCTAATTCACTGATTCATTTATACTTGCTTTGTAGTAGTCATGGCAGACGATGTTCCCAGTGATGTAAAGGACGAAGTGGCGGAGGTAAGTTTATTAATTTCTTCCTAACCCATCTGATAAACATTGGGAATACGAACTAGATGGTTAAACAAACTTGTCTAAGGTGACTAAGGTCTAGGTATATTTGTACAAACTTTATTTCGGCAACATCTTGCGGCATTTATTGACATGTTGGAAAAATCACAAGATGTTGCCTGTCAATTACTAACCACCTAAAAAATGTGCTGCTCTGCTTTTGATTTGCTAGTCCGTAATTAATTTACTGTTGTGTTTTTTCTCAGTACTACATTGTTGAATTGTATTTTCTGAATGAATCAATCGATTTCAGATTGCCCCGTTTGATCCTactaaaaagaagaagaagaagaaggttgtAATTCAGGATGGAGCTGATGATTCTGTGGAAAATTTGGCTGAGCAGACAGAAAATTTGTCGGGTATATAAATTGAACGAATGTTCATATTTCTATGTTGGTCATTATTTAATCTAATGTAGGTCAAGTACGCCGTTATTTGCATTACGTAGATGGAGTCTTAATCTTCTCCTCACTTGCAGTTTCTGATGGGCTTGAAAGTACTTTCTCTggtttgaaaaagaagaagaagaaggcagtAAGTGTTTATGTGAAGGGATATGTGTGAGTGTGTCTAAATGTTGTCAGCGGGAATAAATTTTGAGGCTTGATGTGATTTTAGGTTGAAACCAGTTCCTTCAATGAAGAGAGTGGGGATGCAGGGGAAGATTTGGAtggtaatatgtttttttatatattattttattgtattggACCTGTGGTATTGGATCTGTGGGGATTTGATGTTCTTTCCCATGTAGATCATGCTGGCGAGGATGAAGAAGGGGAAGGAACTGTGCTACAGTCACGATATCCTTGGGAAGGAAGTGACCGTGATTATGAGTATGAAGAggtatatcatttattttttacgagtaatataaaattttattgaaactagtaattaggcatagcccaagaaAAAGGAAGTATGTAACAGAGAACATCTAATTACAAGTTAGGAGCTAGAaagtgatacaagaaaatcatgttagCTGGCTCCATTAAAAACACTGGCAGAAGCCCAAGGAAATAaagtatggaagaagaaaattcTAAGCTCATCAAGAGAAcgttccctatcttcaaagcttcgaccctttatttttatgttgtttggGCTCTCTTGTGAAGTTGACATTATCCTTATAGTTTTGGATTTTTAAGTTTATATGCAGTAGAATGTATTTAAGTGTaacttatcccaaaaaaaaagaatgtatttaagtgtttcttttgtatactccttgtgtacatgggctttgcctatttcattcgtattaataaagttctttttttacttataaaaaaaatgtatattctTTACCCTAAAAGAAAGTGTAAGGAACTCTGCATCTTCTTGGTTTTTGTTGGTGACTCGCCATAATGAATCAATGATCTTGCCATTTGTTTATGGATGATTTAGGATGCCACTTATGGTAGGGACTGCTGGAACTTGATAGTGCTATGTTCTAGCATGTTCTTGCATTTTTCCATGGTGGCTTGTTCATGTCTTTTGGCTGCCACCTCTTGGATTTAgttcctcccaaaaaaaaagagtctTGCATCTATTTGCCCTAATGCGGCCTGTGCTTACAGTTTGCATGTGTAGTTGATCTATAAATTGTATGCACTATAACATGATGTTTATCATGCTAGGTTATCTGAAGATGAGAGGGTCTGTTTAGCTGGTGCATGTGAATCAATAATTAATCTCAGCTAATTTTTACTGGGAGCTTTCTCTCCACTAAGTTGAAGATGAGTCTGTGTCATTACTAAGGATTTTTCTCTGACATTGGTGCAGCTTCTTGGTCGGGTGTTTAACATTCTTCGGGAGAATAATCCAGAGCTGGCAGGAGACAGGCGTAGGACTGTTATGAGGCCTCCCCAAGTTCTTCGTGAGGGCACAAAGAAAActgtttttgtgaattttatggATCTCTGCAAGACGTAtgctcatttctttttcctgtatatattcatttttttctgccCATACTATGAACTCGAGAATTTGTGGTTACATATTTTCTGCAGTTTGTTCAATTACGTTTCTGCTTACTGTTGATCGCATTCAAACTTTTACCTCGTGTATGTTCCTAACAATCTTTTCCATTCCATTTCATTAATGCTTATTTTTGTGTACCTGGTGCGTATAAAAGGTCATGTTCTGGATAAACTCTATCTATCCAGTGGTGCCAAGCATGCAGTATATGGTGTCTTCAGACATATTTTACATTCTTTGCTTATATGCtgcatttggatatttttgttttttatcctTCAACATTTTCGTTTTTCTGGTGCTAATAATTGCTTTACCCGGATTTGGGCTCGTATTTATAAATGAGATGTGATTTAGTGttgtttcctgatgtgtttttttcccctaataattttgattttaaccTACTCACTGGCTTTCCTccctcaaaaaaatataataaaataaaaggatgcATCGGCAGCCAGACCATGTGATGGCTTTCTTGCTGGCTGAACTGGGGACAAGTGGATCACTTGATGGGCAGCAAAGGCTAGTTGTGAAGGGAAGATTTGCGCCTAAGAATTTTGAAGGAATCCTGCGTCGATATATCAGTAAGTatcgtgtgtatatatataaatctatatttttattttgtgtctGTGTTATGACATACGTGTTGGTTGAAACTGTTGCTCTTGCTGCCTTGCTAAGATGATGATGTATAGGGACTGCAAGGAGTCAAAAAATTGATTTGACAGCATGTCCCTTATTTTTCTGCTTATTTTGCTTCATATAGTCTACTTCTTAGTTGAACTCTactaaaattgaaaacaaaacacTCCCTCCCCATGTTGTCTTGACAAGGGAAGGTGCTGTATGTGGCAGGAGATACTATCCTTCTAGTTTATGCTTCCTcaactaatatattttgttcctGTATTTTATAACATTctgagttattttttatgactaaTTCCTCTTCTCAGATGAATATGTTATTTGCCTTGGGTGCAAAAGTCCAGACACTATACTTTCAAAGGAGAATCGTCTCTTCTTTCTCCGATGTGAAAAGGTAACTGCTTATACAATTGTTGGTATAAACGCTTCAATAAGGggggctatttttttttttttgaagtgaagAAGACTTGGGGCTTGTATGGACACtttaaatatctcaaaatattgtgaatagtaataaaatggtttgtgaatagtagtgaaatggtttgtgttaaaatgttttattgggttttgggaaatgaaagagaataagttgaataaaaatattataaagttaaaaaattgtttgaatattatttttgttctgaaatttgaaaaaattgtattgtttttggtgttttgtttggaagtttgggaaagttgtattGGGTTTTGTGTATTGGGTTGTGTTAGgataatgattatgtaatgattagatgaaaaagttaaagatttgaaattgaaaagtgttttgtgtttgagtgatgtttgagaaagaaattttgagaatatcttgttacccaaacaaggccttattttaattattttactgcCAAATACTCTTGTGAGGAGGCCTGTGATGATCTGAATACTTGCCTACATTGTCAGATTGTCTTATATATGGTTGACTATGGACTACATTGTCTGAGGCCTCCTTGAAGAAAACTTTGCTCCTGCGTTTGTTACAACTGAAATTTCAGGGAAATATCCTTCTGATTATGGGgaaatttgtttttgttatatgtttttaaagttttattgTTCTTAGTTAGTTGGTTCACTGCATTTGTGGACTCGTGTTATTGATTACGGGTACTACTTTCTGGGTGTCTTTGTTCATAAATGTGATACCTTTCTCAATCATCCCGTCTTATTGGCTGTTGGGGAAATCCTTCTCTGGATCACCATATCTATTTGATGTTATGttaattgattttgattttttatttttggcagtGTGGTTCTGGACGATCTGTAGCTCCAATTAAAGCCGGTTTTGTTGCTCGTGTTGGCCGTAGGACTGCAGGGGCATGATCTAACCCATTACTTTCTGGTTGGAGACTCGTAGTTGGGTGGCTTATGAGCCAGAGTTGGGGTTTCAGTGTCTGTTTACTAATCTTGCTTTTAAGTAGAAGTCAGCAATTTTTCATTTATGGACACGATCTTAGTATCATTTTATACGGAATACATGATGTTTATCGAGTTTCGTAACAAACATTTTATAAGTACTTTTAAAGGACGAACTAATTGTTTTGAAGGTTGTTTAAGAGACCATTTCTTTCTAGaatgtgtgtttttatttttgtgcatatttttcatattaatggAGCACACGGATTATTCTTTCGAAGCAGAAGTCTTATTTCTTTAGTTCATGAATACACTCTCATGTTATATATCTAATTGTATATTCTTGTAAAAACATCGATAATCGTTACCTATAGAGTTTACAATCCGAACCATAGAAGTTACAGATTGTAGACATCACGCAttacaaatcttttttttttttttttttcgttttcttaTTTTGAACTGCCCCAAAAGTATGGTATGGTAGGTGTTTATTTCCTGCGCCACAGCTCCACCTCCTTGTATAGCTGGAGTTGTTCCACAGGTTGAAGATGGCTACGAAGAAGACGTACGTACAACACTCGCAACAAATGCCATACGTACTTTCTAATACACCTTTGGTCCACTGTTGGTGTAGTTCTTGGTAGAGATAGCTGCAGTTGAAGCCACCCAAAGTACGTAAATCTCATCAGTCAATATCCTCACAGACCCATACggcaaaaacaagaaaaacacccaaaaaaaatcagaaaccaATTGAGTCAAGAACAACATGGAATTCTACCTTCATTTTTGGCACATCCATCGGAAATGCTCTCATTGAGGAGCCTTACAGTGATGTTGTTGGCGAACCAGAAGTCTCTTTTCACGTCACGGATGCACTTTAGCACATACCCAATGTGATCGCGGCACCCTCCTTTCCTGCAGTATTTTTCTACCTCGTCTTTGCTCACGTCCACCACTCCTGTGTCTGTAAGCTGGTCCTTTTTCAAGCAACTTGCTGATTCCTAATTCATCATGATCACCATcacagaaaagaaagaaaaacccaaaCAAGTTTAGAGTCTGATATCGTAAGTATTAATATTCCAAGCTTTGACAAAAATGGTGCCTGCTGTATTTGTAAAGATCATGTGCCTTACGTTATACATCATGCAGAAGTAAGCGCTTCTCCACCCTTGGATTGGCCCTAGATTCACGTTCGATCTCGGCTCTCTTTTATCTGAAAGCaaacaagcatgcatgcatggccatAAATTACGTATTATATGACATAAATAATCAGTTGCATCATGAGATATTGCCTATCTTGTTATCTTCTTTGATCTATTTTGCTGCAAATAATGGAAATTAATGAAATGGAAAGAGCAGATACTTTCAGCTTTGGCGTGGCCAAGGAGGAGGAAAATCCCCAGAACGAACAAAAAACTCTTGTAGTTCTCCATTCCTTAAGAGAGAAACTACTGGCCCTTGCCTcttgaaactttttttcttttctggttgATCTTCAAGAGAAGCTTAGTTTCTGCATTGAAGCACTTCCAACCTCGAgggttatatattatatggctGTAATACgaggaaaagaaacaaaacattgGGGGCTTAGAACTAGGGAATTTTTGTTACTTTTCGGTATATACTGAGAATTTATGAAACCAAAATTTTGACAAAACCAaggataaaaaaacaaaaattatatattggcGGAGTTGGTGAAACAGCCAGTTTTTGGGTATTTATGTCGGATATTGAGAGGTGAACCTGTGATTGCAACACACCTTGTACATGAGCGTGCTACAAAGAAAAGTGGTGATATCAAACGGCTGGGGGGCTGTGGATCAACACCTTTGATTCCAATCATGCACGccatatgaaaatttatatttatagtcttAGAATGTACAAGTGTTGTACAcgtattttgaaaaaaaaaaagtaaatataaaactcaaataaaaaaaatcaaaattttaatgataaattttactatttttcaaaaagatacGATactatctagtattactctcaGTATATT encodes:
- the LOC121238968 gene encoding eukaryotic translation initiation factor 2 subunit beta-like yields the protein MADDVPSDVKDEVAEIAPFDPTKKKKKKKVVIQDGADDSVENLAEQTENLSVSDGLESTFSGLKKKKKKAVETSSFNEESGDAGEDLDDHAGEDEEGEGTVLQSRYPWEGSDRDYEYEELLGRVFNILRENNPELAGDRRRTVMRPPQVLREGTKKTVFVNFMDLCKTMHRQPDHVMAFLLAELGTSGSLDGQQRLVVKGRFAPKNFEGILRRYINEYVICLGCKSPDTILSKENRLFFLRCEKCGSGRSVAPIKAGFVARVGRRTAGA